The window acttggatcacctgatttgaaagtgggatagcttcttcatcctaactcctatgagatttattcaacttcctagtgattctccattactttatatatcaaaatcaagcttcttacatcgctattcattctggtttgattagaatgacaaagaagctgtcatattcccaaacaggaaaaatgggatcaccttatttgaaagtgggatagcttcttcatcctaactcctatgagatttattcaacttcctagtgattctccattactttatgtatcaaaatcaagcttcttacatcgcgattcatcctggttttgattagaatgacaaagaagctgtcatattccccaaaaaggaaaactggaatcacctgatttgaaagtgggatagcttcttcatcctaactccaatgagatttattcaacttcctagtgattctccattactttatgtatcaaaatcaagcttcttacatcgcgattcatcctggtttgattagaatgacaaagaagctgttatattcccaaacaggaaaaactgggatcacctgatttgaaagtgggatagcttcttcatcctaactcctatgagatttattcaacttcctagtgattctccattactttatgtatcaaaatcaagcttcttacatcgcgattcatcctggtttgattagaatgacaaagaagctgttatattcccaaacagggaaaactggatcacctgattgaaagtgggagatagcttcttcatcctaactccaatgagatttattcacttcctagtgattctccattactttatgtatcaaaatcaagcttcttacatcgcgattcatcctggtttgattagaatgacaaagaagctgtcatattcccaaacaggaaaactgggatcacctgatttgaaagtgggatagcttcttcatcctaaactcctatgagatttattcaattcctagtgattctccattactttatgtatcaaaatcaagcttcttacatcgatgattcatcctggttttgattagaatgacaaagaagctgtcatattcccaaacaggaaaactgggatcacctgatttgaaagtagtgggatagcttcttatcctaactcctatgagatttattcaacttcctagtgattctccattactttatgtatcaaaatcaagcttctttacatcgcgattcatcctggtttgattagaatacaacaagaagctgtcatattcccaaacaggaaaactgggatcacctgatttgaaagtgggatagcttcttcatcctaaatcctatgagatttattcaactttctagtgattctccattactttatgtatcaaaatcaagcttcttacatccgattcatcctggttgattagaaGACAAAAGACGAAGCTGTTAtcttcccaaacaggaaaactgggatcacctgatttgaaagtgggatagcttcttcatcctaactcctatgagatttattcaacttcctagtgattctccattactttatgtatcaaaatcaagcttcttacatcgcgattcatcctggtttgattagaatgacaaagaagctgtcatattcccaaacagggaaaactgggatcacctgattgaaagtgggatagttcttcatcctaactcctatgagatttattcaacttcctagtgattctccattactttatgtatcaaaatcaagcttcttacattcgcgattcatcctggtttgattagaatgacaacaagaagctgtcatattccaaacaggaaaactgggatcacctgatttgaaagtgggatagcttcttcatcctaactcctatgagatttattaacttcctagtgattctccattactttatatatcaaaatcaagcttcttacatcgcgattcatcctggtttgattagaatgacaaagaagctgtcatattcccaaacaggaaaactgggatcacctgatttgaaagtgggggcTTGATCgctttcatcctaactcctatgagatttattcaacttcctagtgattctccattacttatatatcaaaatcaagcttNNNNNNNNNNNNNNNNNNNNNNNNNNNNNNNNNNNNNNNNNNNNNNNNNNNNNNNNNNNNNNNNNNNNNNNNNNNNNNNNNNNNNNNNNNNNNNNNNNNNACATATCCAAGGCGGAATGAATCTGAGTTCATGCACCGGGAAAGGACGCCCGAGCCACGTTGTAGGAAGAACAGAGGACAGCTGAGAGTTCTGATCCTCTTATAGTATTAGTACAAGGCTTGCTAGATAGACTTGATCATAGAACCGGTGAATCATCAGAGCGAAGACCATCCTCTCCTCCTGATTACCTGAAGATGGTCACGTTAATGAAGAAATTTGGAACCGTTAGATATCCTGGAGGAACAGATCCCTTCGAAGCGTCAACATGGCTGAGGAATTTGGAGAAACACTTTCGGGCCATCACTGCCCTGATAATTTCAAGAAGGATGTGGCAATATACTACTTGACTAAAGATGCTTCTGGTTGGTGGGATAACGTGGAAGAATACTATATGGGAAGAGAGATCGACTGGGAAGATTTTAAAATGGAATTTGAACGGAAATACTTCCCACCTGAAGCAAAAGACGGCTGGAGATTCAATTCTTGGAGTTAACTCAAGGCAACCGGAAAGTCAGGGAGTATGAGGCAGAGTTTACAAAGCTAAGGAAATATTCTCCTTATGGAGCAAGGAATGAAGGTGCACTAATTCGAAGGTTTATAAGAGGATTGCGAGTGGATTTTGCTAGCCGACTGCAAGTAGTGAAGTTTCATAGCCTTTATGAATTGGCGGAGATAGCGGTAAATGTTGAAGAAGGTATGGAGAAGGAGCAAGCCATGATGAAGCATGCAGAGCCATCTCGCAGAACTGAAGGGCTAGGAGTACGATGAATGAATCATAAAGGACAATTTAATCGAGGGAGAGGCCGAGGAAGAAGGAATGACATACGGTTTACGAATGGCCCAGATGTGTGTTACACTTGTGGTGGTATAGGACATTTTTCTAGCAGTTTTCCCTATACTCAGGGAAGAAAAGCCCCTGATTATATTACTTGCTTCTCGTGTGGTGAGAAAGGGCATTATGCCAACAGTTGTCCCCATAAGAGACAAGTTACGCTTCCAGCACCACCCACTAGACTAGCGATTGAACCAGCCCCGAAGCGCCAGGCAGTTGGAAAGCAAGTGAATGCTTTAGAGTTAGAAAAACCCGAACCACAACAGCCCCATCAGGGACCGATCACAGGTAAGTAGGGTTTTAACTCATTGCTTGTTTGTGTGAATTTGATGcatgaaatataaaatgtgaaataaatattgtttaggaACATTGTGTGTTGGTGGAGTTTATGTGCATGTTCTCTTCGACTCGGGTGCCACACATAGCTTTGTGATACCCGAGGTAGTGTCGAGTTTTAAGGGAACCTTTACTAGAGTAAAGGTAGGTGTTTCAGTTAGAACCCCTGGGAACCATAACCTTCGTGCCGATAGTTGTGTACTTGGGATTCCAATCTATGTGGGATCAACGGTATATCCGGCAGACCTGCTAGTTGTTCCTTTAGGACAACACGTGATtttgggcatggactggctgTCGAGATACTACGCACAGTTGGATTGTGGTCGAGGAAGAATTACACTTGAAGAAAGCGGACAACCATCAACGACATACTATGGAATATGTCCAAGTGCTGGAGTGTCACTTGTATCTGCCTTAAGAGTTGAGAAAGATTTGATCGAGGGCGAGGTATATCTTGTAACTCTAACTACCCTTGGAGGAGAATTGAATGAAAGGACAAAGTTGGAAGAGATAGCAGTAGTAAAAGAATACCAGGATGTATTCCAGCCATTGGAAGGATTGCCTCCACCACGAAGTGATCCTTTCACCATTACATTAGAGCCGGGAGCAGCCCCAATAGCTAAGGCACCTTATCAAATGGCTCCAGCTGAGCTTGCTGAATTAAAGAAGCAGTTGGAAGATTTGATAGAAAAAGGATTTACCAGACCGAGTTCTTCACCATAGGGAGCACCAGTCTTATTTGTAAAAAAGAAAGACGGTACCATTAGGTTATGCATCGATTATAGAGGGATTAACAATGTTACAGTAAAGGACAAGTATCCCTTGCCAAGGATCGATGAATTGTTGGATCAGCTTCAGGGGCAAGCTGGTTCTCAAAGATAGATTTGGCATCGGGATATCATCAAATCCCAATATCAGAGTCGATATCATGAAGACGGCTTTTAGGACccggtatggccactatgaatttgtggtaatgccttttggtcttacTAATGCGCCGGCTGCTTTCATGCGCTTGATGAATGATATATTTCGTGATTACTTGGAtaaatttgtaatcatctttaTTGATGATATACTTATTTATTCCAAGAGTAAAGAGGAACATGCAGAGCACCTCCAAAAGGTGTTAGAGCGATTAAGAAGCCATAAGTTGTTCGCCAAGTTTAGTAAATGTAGTTTCTGGAAAAGGGAGATTGGATTCCTTGGTCATCGAGTGTCAGAGAAGGGAGTTGCAGTAGATCCTGAAAAGGTTAAAGTAGTTAAGGACTGGCCACGCCCTACCAGCGCTACCGAGGTTCGAAGCTTTCTAGGATTGGCTGGGTATTATCGAAAGTTTGTGAGGAACTTTTCCATCATGGCCAAACCCTTGACGAGGCTGACTGGGAAAGATATAT of the Brassica rapa cultivar Chiifu-401-42 chromosome A03, CAAS_Brap_v3.01, whole genome shotgun sequence genome contains:
- the LOC117132822 gene encoding uncharacterized protein LOC117132822, with translation MNHKGQFNRGRGRGRRNDIRFTNGPDVCYTCGGIGHFSSSFPYTQGRKAPDYITCFSCGEKGHYANSCPHKRQVTLPAPPTRLAIEPAPKRQAVGKQVNALELEKPEPQQPHQGPITGTLCVGGVYVHVLFDSGATHSFVIPEVVSSFKGTFTRVKVGVSVRTPGNHNLRADSCVLGIPIYVGSTVYPADLLVVPLGQHVILGMDWLSRYYAQLDCGRGRITLEESGQPSTTYYGICPSAGVSLVSALRVEKDLIEGEVYLVTLTTLGGELNERTKLEEIAVVKEYQDVFQPLEGLPPPRSDPFTITLEPGAAPIAKAPYQMAPAELAELKKQLEDLIEKGFTRPSSSP